Proteins from a genomic interval of Mustela lutreola isolate mMusLut2 chromosome 4, mMusLut2.pri, whole genome shotgun sequence:
- the CLDN12 gene encoding claudin-12 has translation MGCRDVHAATVLSFLCGIASVAGLFAGTLLPNWRKLRLITFNRNEKNLTVYTGLWVKCARYDGSSDCLMYDTTWYSSVDQLDLRVLQFALPLSILIAMGALLLCLIGMCNTAFRSSVPNIKLAKCLVNSAGCHLVAGLLFFLAGTVSLSPSIWVIFYNIHLNKKFEPVFTFDYAVYVTMASAGGLYMTSLLLFIWYCACKSLPSPFWQPLYSHPPSMHTYSQPYSARSRLSAIEIDIPVVSHTT, from the coding sequence ATGGGCTGTCGGGATGTCCATGCAGCCACAGTCCTCTCCTTCCTGTGTGGAATCGCCTCGGTAGCAGGCCTCTTtgcggggactctgcttcccaACTGGAGGAAATTACGACTGATCACATTCAACAGAAACGAGAAGAATCTGACTGTGTACACTGGCCTGTGGGTGAAGTGTGCCCGATATGATGGGAGCAGTGACTGCCTGATGTATGATACTACTTGGTACTCATCAGTTGACCAGCTGGACTTGCGGGTCCTCCAGTTTGCCCTGCCTCTCAGCATCCTGATTGCGATGGGtgccctgctgctctgcctgatTGGAATGTGCAACACGGCCTTCAGGTCCTCAGTGCCCAACATCAAACTGGCCAAGTGCCTGGTCAATAGTGCAGGCTGCCACCTGGTGGCCGGGCTGCTGTTTTTCCTGGCAGGTACTGTGAGCCTCTCCCCTTCCATCTGGGTCATCTTTTATAACATTCATCTGAACAAGAAGTTTGAGCCAGTCTTTACATTTGACTACGCAGTGTATGTCACTATGGCTAGTGCTGGGGGCCTGTATATGACTTCCCTTCTGCTGTTTATTTGGTACTGTGCATGCAAATCTTTGCCTTCTCCGTTCTGGCAGCCACTGTACTCCCATCCTCCCAGTATGCATACCTACTCACAGCCCTATTCAGCACGCTCCCGCCTCTCTGCCATCGAAATTGACATTCCAGTAGTTTCACACACCACCTAA